The following are from one region of the Dermacentor albipictus isolate Rhodes 1998 colony chromosome 5, USDA_Dalb.pri_finalv2, whole genome shotgun sequence genome:
- the LOC135908359 gene encoding cuticle protein 10.9-like → MHKFVILLAFFCVAAAQRGGFNPAQENYPPIPYSFNYASQDAEGSHTREESGDGSGRVTGRYTMTLADGRTRTVSYTADENGYRAEIVTNELGTESKNPADVVIQSSAPTGVEAALAAEGSRPRAPAGPRVG, encoded by the exons ATGCACAAG tttgtTATCCTCCTGGCCTTCTTCTGCGTTGCC GCCGCGCAGAGGGGTGGCTTCAACCCGGCGCAGGAGAACTACCCGCCGATCCCGTACTCCTTCAACTATGCGAGCCAGGACGCCGAAGGCTCGCACACGCGTGAAGAGAGCGGCGACGGCTCCGGACGAGTCACGGGCCGCTACACCATGACGCTGGCCGACGGCCGCACCCGCACCGTCAGCTACACAGCCGACGAGAACGGATACCGCGCCGAGATCGTCACCAACGAGCTGGGCACCGAGTCCAAGAACCCCGCCGACGTCGTGATCCAGTCGAGCGCGCCGACCGGAGTCGAGGCCGCGCTCGCCGCCGAGGGCAGCCGCCCGCGCGCTCCCGCCGGGCCTAGGGTGGGCtga